A genomic region of Catalinimonas niigatensis contains the following coding sequences:
- a CDS encoding response regulator, whose product MKILIVDDDDIMLQLVAHQLRNLGEYNVIATTNGKNAIKLAEKHQPDMIITDLLMPIASGSELVEYVRETLKLNTFIIVVSAIGLDNVRKEALEMGANRFMTKPFDLKQLMACIQEVNALSQAS is encoded by the coding sequence ATGAAAATACTAATAGTAGATGATGACGATATTATGCTGCAACTGGTAGCTCACCAATTGAGAAATTTAGGTGAATATAACGTGATAGCCACTACAAATGGAAAAAACGCTATAAAGCTTGCCGAAAAGCATCAGCCTGATATGATCATTACTGATCTGCTGATGCCCATTGCCTCTGGCAGTGAGCTGGTAGAATATGTGCGAGAAACGCTTAAGCTTAATACTTTTATCATTGTGGTTTCTGCCATAGGTTTGGACAATGTAAGAAAAGAAGCTTTGGAAATGGGTGCCAACAGATTCATGACCAAGCCCTTTGATCTTAAACAACTTATGGCTTGTATTCAAGAAGTAAATGCATTGTCGCAAGCGTCATGA
- a CDS encoding dihydrofolate reductase yields MIRSIIAAKSDNGVIGKENDLVWHMPADLKFFKSTTRDHYVIMGRKTFESMNGPLPHRTHIIITRHPDYQVEGCFVVDNIPEAFKIAEEHQQKEVFILGGAEIYRQTINKADKMYITEIKASFEGDAFFPEIDLNYWKEHRREEHEPDAKNPHPYAFVEYLKK; encoded by the coding sequence ATGATCAGATCTATTATTGCTGCCAAATCAGATAATGGCGTCATCGGCAAAGAAAACGATTTAGTATGGCACATGCCTGCCGACCTAAAATTTTTTAAAAGTACTACTAGAGACCATTATGTAATCATGGGACGAAAGACTTTTGAGTCTATGAATGGCCCATTACCTCATCGCACCCACATTATTATTACCCGCCATCCTGATTATCAGGTGGAAGGTTGCTTTGTAGTAGATAATATTCCTGAGGCTTTTAAGATCGCTGAGGAACATCAACAGAAGGAAGTTTTCATCCTTGGAGGCGCTGAGATTTACCGTCAGACTATAAATAAAGCTGATAAAATGTACATCACTGAAATTAAAGCAAGCTTTGAAGGAGATGCTTTCTTTCCCGAAATAGATTTAAACTATTGGAAAGAACATAGGCGCGAAGAGCATGAGCCTGATGCGAAAAATCCTCACCCTTATGCTTTTGTAGAATATTTGAAAAAGTAA
- the fmt gene encoding methionyl-tRNA formyltransferase — protein sequence MKEDLRIIFMGTPEFAVPSLQILVENHFQVVAVVTAVDKPRGRGQKVIPSPVKAYALAQNIPVLQPTNLKNPDFHQELKSYRANLQVVVAFRMLPEEVWNMPEIGTFNLHASYLPQYRGAAPINWAIINGETETGVTTFMLKHEIDTGNILFQEKEPIHPDDTAGTLYERLMQKGSKLVLKTIKAIARDEYSLKAQNSKGLELMSAPKILRETCKIDWNHPAEKIRNFVRGLSPYPAAWTTLDTRGGEKVCKIYSVSNTHEQNPNLAPGQYISDNKNFIHIQTQDDLLSFDELQIEGRKRMSVAEFLRGNTL from the coding sequence ATGAAAGAAGATCTCAGGATCATTTTTATGGGTACACCAGAATTTGCTGTTCCTTCCCTGCAAATTCTGGTGGAGAATCATTTTCAGGTGGTAGCGGTAGTCACTGCGGTAGATAAACCTCGCGGACGTGGGCAAAAGGTAATTCCCTCACCCGTAAAAGCCTATGCACTGGCGCAAAACATTCCTGTTTTACAACCTACCAATCTTAAAAATCCGGATTTTCATCAGGAGCTGAAAAGCTATCGTGCTAATTTGCAGGTAGTAGTGGCTTTCCGTATGCTGCCTGAAGAAGTTTGGAACATGCCCGAAATCGGCACTTTTAATCTGCATGCCTCCTATTTGCCTCAGTACCGCGGTGCAGCTCCTATCAATTGGGCCATCATCAATGGAGAAACTGAAACTGGTGTAACCACTTTTATGCTTAAGCATGAAATAGATACTGGTAATATCCTATTCCAGGAAAAAGAACCGATACATCCTGATGATACAGCAGGCACTCTTTATGAAAGGCTGATGCAAAAAGGCAGCAAACTGGTGCTAAAGACTATAAAAGCTATTGCTCGTGATGAATACTCCTTGAAAGCACAAAATAGTAAAGGGTTAGAATTGATGAGCGCTCCGAAAATTCTGAGGGAAACCTGCAAAATTGACTGGAACCATCCTGCTGAGAAGATACGCAATTTTGTTCGTGGCCTTTCACCATACCCAGCCGCCTGGACAACTTTGGATACCCGAGGAGGAGAAAAAGTTTGTAAGATATATTCGGTATCTAATACCCACGAACAAAACCCCAATCTAGCTCCCGGACAATATATAAGCGATAACAAAAACTTTATTCATATACAGACACAAGATGACCTACTATCTTTTGATGAACTTCAGATTGAAGGTCGCAAAAGGATGTCTGTTGCAGAATTCTTACGCGGTAATACCTTATGA
- a CDS encoding exo-beta-N-acetylmuramidase NamZ family protein: MRLITLISFFIIPWAVACQPQTTVVENNIQPAAWQTEAYLPLMEGKRVAAVVNHTSHIGNTHLVDSLLAMGVNLKTIFAPEHGFRGEAGAGEHIQNSTDSKTGLPIISLYGKNKKPQPDQLKDIDLVIFDIQDVGARFYTYISTMHYVMEACAEQDKQMLILDRPNPNGYYVDGPVLELEQQSFVGMHPIPVVHGLTVGELAQMINGEGWLAGGKQCALEIIKVKNYDHTDNYSLPIRPSPNLPNDHAINLYPSLCFFEGTAMSVGRGTDFPFQVVGYPDPIFATLKSTEVQPVDTFSFVPQDVPGAAMNPDHEGKRCYGLDFRNEERLSSFTLDYLMLFYKKAADLGMSNEDFFREDFFDLLAGTKKLRAQLTSGVSENEIRRSWTDDLNLYKTMRKKYLLYDDFE, translated from the coding sequence ATGCGTCTCATCACACTAATATCATTCTTTATTATTCCTTGGGCGGTTGCCTGTCAGCCCCAGACCACTGTTGTAGAAAATAACATACAGCCTGCCGCGTGGCAGACCGAAGCTTACTTGCCATTGATGGAGGGAAAGCGAGTGGCAGCAGTAGTCAACCATACTTCCCATATCGGTAATACTCACCTGGTTGACTCTTTGCTGGCAATGGGCGTTAATTTAAAAACCATCTTTGCCCCCGAGCATGGCTTCAGAGGAGAAGCAGGCGCTGGAGAACATATCCAAAACTCTACGGACTCCAAAACTGGTTTGCCTATTATCTCCTTGTACGGCAAAAATAAAAAGCCCCAGCCTGATCAGCTAAAAGATATTGATCTTGTCATTTTTGATATTCAGGATGTAGGCGCTCGTTTTTATACCTATATCAGCACCATGCACTATGTGATGGAAGCCTGTGCTGAGCAGGACAAACAAATGCTCATCTTAGATCGTCCTAATCCTAATGGATATTATGTGGATGGCCCGGTATTAGAACTTGAACAACAATCTTTTGTGGGAATGCACCCTATTCCTGTAGTTCATGGACTTACAGTGGGCGAACTGGCGCAGATGATCAATGGTGAAGGCTGGCTAGCAGGAGGAAAGCAATGTGCTTTGGAGATCATCAAAGTCAAGAATTATGATCACACAGATAACTATTCGTTGCCTATCAGACCCTCTCCAAATTTACCCAATGATCATGCAATCAACTTGTATCCTTCACTTTGCTTTTTTGAAGGTACCGCCATGAGTGTGGGTCGGGGAACGGATTTTCCTTTTCAGGTGGTTGGCTACCCTGACCCTATATTTGCCACTCTGAAAAGCACAGAAGTACAGCCTGTAGATACTTTCAGCTTTGTTCCACAGGATGTTCCAGGTGCTGCCATGAATCCTGACCATGAGGGCAAACGTTGTTATGGATTAGACTTTAGGAATGAAGAACGCCTCTCGAGCTTTACGTTAGATTACCTGATGCTTTTTTATAAGAAAGCTGCAGATCTGGGCATGAGTAATGAAGATTTTTTCCGGGAAGATTTTTTTGATCTGCTGGCCGGCACAAAAAAACTTAGAGCACAGCTTACTTCCGGTGTAAGTGAAAATGAAATTAGAAGAAGCTGGACAGATGACCTCAACCTTTATAAGACCATGAGGAAAAAATATCTGCTTTACGATGATTTTGAATAA
- a CDS encoding ABC transporter permease gives MNLPYFISKKINKAENKSFSATINKIAVASIALGLATMLVSFLILGGFQRVITNKIFTFNGHIQITKYSLDNSLQEEPISVNNPLIQHPEQYGFIDHVQVFGHTAGLLQTDNEVYGAFIKGVGENFDSLRFQDNLLEGSFIRFPDKEDNSPNTYSTDVLISRRIATSLELNVGDDVRMLFVDPPQYRVRKLHIQGIYNTGIEEFDEQMIIGDIDLVRRINQWPDSLVGGIEIYLNDYDEMAEAETRLQNDLDYDLFVEKIGDKYVQMFEWLDLINNNVIIFLALILFVACFNIVSILLILIMERTQMIGILKALGARNRQIRKIFRYNGILLIARGMMIGNLIGIGFGLVQYFFKLIPLDPENYYMEYVPIHWDLMAILGLNLLTFMIVALVLNIPTMIILRINPIKAIRFD, from the coding sequence TTGAACCTCCCTTATTTTATATCAAAGAAAATCAATAAAGCTGAGAATAAGTCTTTTTCAGCAACTATCAATAAGATAGCCGTGGCCAGTATTGCACTTGGGCTGGCAACTATGTTGGTATCATTCCTGATTCTGGGAGGATTTCAAAGAGTAATCACTAACAAAATTTTTACTTTTAACGGGCACATTCAAATCACCAAATATTCGCTGGATAATTCCTTACAGGAAGAACCTATCTCAGTCAATAATCCTTTGATCCAGCATCCCGAACAATATGGCTTTATAGACCATGTACAGGTATTTGGCCATACTGCCGGTCTGTTACAGACAGATAACGAAGTGTATGGTGCTTTTATTAAGGGAGTAGGAGAGAACTTTGATAGCCTGCGGTTTCAAGATAATTTGCTGGAAGGTTCATTTATACGCTTTCCGGATAAAGAAGATAACAGCCCTAACACATATTCAACAGATGTACTTATTAGTAGAAGGATTGCCACCAGCCTTGAGTTGAATGTAGGGGATGACGTACGTATGTTATTTGTTGACCCTCCTCAGTATCGGGTACGTAAGCTCCATATTCAGGGAATTTACAATACCGGTATAGAAGAGTTTGATGAACAGATGATCATTGGAGATATCGACCTGGTGCGCCGTATCAATCAGTGGCCTGATTCGCTGGTAGGTGGAATAGAAATCTATCTGAATGATTATGATGAGATGGCAGAGGCAGAAACGCGCCTGCAAAATGACCTCGATTATGATCTTTTTGTAGAAAAAATAGGGGATAAATATGTACAAATGTTTGAATGGTTAGACCTGATCAACAACAATGTGATCATCTTCCTTGCGCTTATTCTCTTTGTAGCATGCTTCAACATCGTGAGTATACTATTGATCCTGATTATGGAGCGAACTCAGATGATTGGTATACTCAAGGCACTAGGAGCCCGGAATCGGCAAATCAGAAAAATATTCCGATACAATGGTATATTGCTTATCGCAAGGGGCATGATGATAGGTAACTTAATTGGTATTGGCTTTGGTCTAGTACAATATTTTTTCAAGCTTATTCCTTTAGATCCAGAAAACTACTACATGGAATATGTGCCTATCCATTGGGATTTGATGGCTATACTGGGACTTAACCTGCTCACTTTTATGATCGTAGCACTGGTATTAAATATTCCTACCATGATTATTCTACGTATCAATCCCATCAAGGCAATTCGTTTTGATTAA
- a CDS encoding polyprenol monophosphomannose synthase, whose protein sequence is MSTCLVVIPTYNESENISMLLEDILNQSVLFDVLIVDDNSPDGTALLVKEIQHKYPGRVYLLEREKKSGLGPAYIAGFKYGLQQNYLYIFEMDADFSHDPDDLSRLYETCANDGYDLAIGSRYVSGVNVVNWPMSRVLVSFFASIYIQMITGMPIKDATAGFKCYHRSVLQIIDLDRIRFIGYAFQIEMKFTAWLYDFKIKEVPIIFTNRTKGVSKMSSRIFWEAFTGVIHMKIRSFFRKYNR, encoded by the coding sequence GTGAGTACCTGTTTAGTTGTCATTCCTACTTATAACGAAAGCGAAAATATCAGTATGCTACTGGAAGACATTCTTAACCAGTCTGTCCTCTTTGACGTGCTGATTGTGGACGATAACTCTCCTGATGGTACTGCCTTACTGGTTAAGGAAATACAACATAAGTATCCCGGGCGGGTGTATCTGCTGGAGCGGGAAAAGAAGAGTGGACTGGGCCCTGCTTATATTGCCGGTTTTAAGTATGGGCTACAGCAGAATTATCTGTATATTTTTGAGATGGATGCAGACTTTTCTCATGATCCTGATGATTTGAGCCGACTATATGAGACCTGCGCTAATGATGGATACGATCTGGCTATTGGATCTCGCTATGTAAGCGGTGTCAATGTGGTCAACTGGCCTATGAGCCGGGTTCTAGTATCTTTCTTTGCCAGCATATACATACAAATGATTACCGGCATGCCTATCAAAGATGCTACAGCTGGTTTTAAATGTTATCATCGCAGTGTACTCCAAATCATAGACCTTGATAGAATACGCTTTATTGGATATGCCTTTCAGATTGAGATGAAATTCACCGCCTGGCTATACGATTTTAAAATTAAGGAAGTGCCAATCATCTTTACCAATCGTACCAAAGGTGTGTCTAAAATGTCATCCCGGATTTTCTGGGAAGCCTTTACCGGGGTGATCCACATGAAAATCCGAAGCTTTTTCCGTAAGTACAATCGTTAA